A genomic window from Pecten maximus chromosome 6, xPecMax1.1, whole genome shotgun sequence includes:
- the LOC117330221 gene encoding methyltransferase-like protein 5 has translation MASSRSRLRLKELESYLEDVETFDKPKILLEQYPTTPHIAARVLHTIHTNYDDIHDQTVADLGCGCGVLGIGAKMLGAGHVVGIDIDEDALDISHRNVKDLELEVDFIQMDVTKICEHVKQTQSHDQASCIEFGSAGCFKESSFDTVIMNPPFGTKKNQGIDMRFVQAGLFLAKRAVYSLHKTSTRAHIEKKAKDFGVHMEVLAELRFNLENTFKCHKQKSVDIQVDLIRFSFK, from the coding sequence ATGGCCAGTTCAAGGTCAAGACTGCGTTTGAAGGAACTGGAGAGTTACCTAGAAGATGTTGAGACGTTTGACAAACCAAAGATTCTCCTGGAGCAGTACCCTACGACCCCTCACATCGCCGCGCGTGTTCTCCACACAATTCATACCAACTACGACGATATCCACGACCAAACTGTGGCCGACCTTGGGTGTGGATGTGGGGTATTGGGGATAGGGGCCAAGATGTTGGGGGCCGGACATGTGGTAGGGATAGATATTGATGAAGACGCTCTCGATATCAGTCATAGGAATGTGAAGGACTTGGAACTTGAGGTAGATTTCATTCAAATGGATGTCACCAAGATATGTGAACATGTCAAACAGACACAATCACATGATCAAGCATCTTGTATTGAGTTTGGGTCAGCAGGCTGTTTTAAGGAGAGCAGTTTTGATACCGTGATAATGAATCCGCCTTTTGGAACGAAGAAGAACCAAGGAATTGACATGAGATTTGTACAGGCTGGCCTGTTCCTGGCTAAAAGGGCCGTGTATTCTCTACATAAGACCTCCACACGGGCTCACATAGAGAAAAAGGCTAAAGATTTTGGGGTGCACATGGAAGTGTTGGCTGAGCTAAGATTTAATCTGGAGAACACCTTCAAGTGTCATAAACAGAAATCTGTAGATATTCAGGTCGACCTCATTCGATTCTCATTTAAATAG
- the LOC117329895 gene encoding 25S rRNA (adenine(645)-N(1))-methyltransferase-like → MDFSTEDWAVTKAANDLSSSLFVVGAPKSRKQTHQKKAGKEFDNGKGKVSKSVGSRQMSKGKKSVSETEGKVNLKKSKGNVEHDKEGGRQGRQDRQGRQGRQGRQDEEGGRQDKTVGISEDKMTDNSIIQCRDIKGSKRKAQTDHTPNKKPKHIQHISPTDSVNDESEGKKKKRRRKKKKNSNKRNKYKHLSVKKSEESVDDEVLNVKSEDDRFVDETAIVQELTNSSGDPPHSNSYMSSRSENTEKREKKYDGRLNKNKKSEKILRDENSCGHPGVKCKQGQEQTKFNVKVLNKILSSSPVASLNTPVQGESPKEGGTTLKQRMMDKLKSARFRFLNEQLYNQTGSESYSMFREDGEAFEVYHQGFQSQVAKWPVNPVNTIIGQLQARPRNLVIADFGCGDAIIARTLPNKVYSFDLVAVNKYVTACDMAKVPLKKESVDVAVFCLSLMGKNLPDYLREASRVLKPGGSLKVAEVTSRIRSLPNFKKTMERFGFRLLNEDTTNKMFCLFDFKKCKPPKNTPDEFHLEPCLYKRR, encoded by the exons ATGGACTTCTCTACAGAAGACTGGGCGGTGACCAAGGCTGCTAATGACCTCAGCTCCAGTTTATTTGTCGTAGGGGCACCAAAG TCTAGGAAACAAACACATCAAAAGAAAGCTGGGAAGGAATTTGACAACGGAAAAGGAAAAGTGTCAAAATCTGTTGGCTCCCGACAGATGTCAAAGGGCAAGAAAAGTGTATCAGAGACAGAGGGGAAAGTAAACTTAAAGAAATCTAAGGGAAATGTGGAGCATGACAAGGAAGGTGGCAGGCAGGGCAGGCAGGACAGGCAGGGAAGGCAGGGCAGGCAGGGCAGGCAGGACGAGGAAGGTGGCAGACAGGACAAGACTGTTGGGATTTCTGAGGACAAAATGACTGACAACAGTATCATACAGTGTAGGGACATAAAAGGCAGCAAACGGAAAGCACAGACTGATCATACTCCAAATAAAAAACCAAAACATATTCAACATATATCACCAACGGATTCTGTTAATGACGAAAGTGAAGgcaagaaaaagaaaaggagaagaaagaaaaagaaaaattctAATAAAAGGAATAAATACAAGCATTTATCAGTGAAGAAGAGTGAAGAGAGTGTGGATGATGAGGTATTAAATGTAAAGTCTGAAGATGATAGGTTCGTAGACGAGACGGCCATTGTCCAGGAATTGACCAACTCGTCAGGTGACCCTCCTCACAGCAACAGTTACATGTCATCGAGGAGTGAAAACACagagaaaagagaaaaaaagtaCGATGGGagattaaataaaaataagaaaagtGAGAAAATATTGAGGGATGAAAACAGTTGTGGACATCCTGGTGTGAAATGTAAACAGGGACAGGaacaaacaaaattcaatgttaaagtgttaaacaaaatattatctaGTTCACCAGTAGCCTCCTTAAATACCCCAGTACAGGGAGAATCACCAAAGGAAGGGGGGACAACTCTCAAACAACGCATGATGGACAAACTAAAGTCTGCTAGGTTCCGCTTCCTCAACGAGCAGTTGTACAACCAAACAGGAAGTGAATCGTACTCGATGTTCAGGGAGGATGGCGAGGCATTCGAGGTTTACCACCAAGGGTTCCAGTCACAGGTAGCCAAGTGGCCAGTCAACCCCGTCAACACCAtcattggacagctacaggcCAG ACCTCGGAACTTAGTGATAGCGGACTTCGGATGTGGTGATGCTATAATAGCCCGCACTCTACCTAACAAAGTGTACTCGTTTGACCTGGTAGCTGTCAACAAGTATGTCACGGCCTGTGACATGGCTAAG GTGCCACTCAAGAAGGAGAGCGTGGATGTAGCTGTATTCTGTTTGTCATTGATGGGAAAAAATCTTCCTGATTATCTGAGGGAGGCTAGCAGAGTTCTTAAACCAGG GGGCTCTTTGAAAGTAGCTGAGGTAACAAGTCGTATCAGAAGTTTGCCTAACTTCAAAAAGACCATGGAAAGGTTTGGCTTTCGTCTACTAAATGAG GATACAACCAACAAGATGTTCTGTCTGTTTGATTTCAAAAAGTGCAAGCCTCCAAAAAATACACCTGATGAATTTCACCTGGAGCCCTGTCTCTACAAACGAAGATAG